In Pseudoalteromonas carrageenovora IAM 12662, the following proteins share a genomic window:
- the efp gene encoding elongation factor P produces the protein MANYSTNEFKGGLKIMMDGEPCSILENEMVKPGKGQAFNRVRIRKLISGKVLEKTFKSGESVEGADVMDTDLAYLYTDGEFWHFMNNETFEQIAADEKALGDAVKWLVENDVCTITLWNGSPIAVTPPNFVELEITETDPGLKGDTAGTGGKPATLTTGAVVRVPLFVQIGEVIKVDTRSGEYVGRVK, from the coding sequence ATGGCGAATTATAGCACCAACGAGTTCAAGGGCGGCCTAAAAATTATGATGGACGGCGAACCTTGCAGTATCTTAGAAAATGAAATGGTAAAACCTGGTAAAGGCCAAGCGTTTAACCGTGTTCGTATCCGTAAACTTATCTCTGGTAAGGTGCTTGAAAAAACCTTTAAATCGGGTGAATCAGTTGAAGGCGCCGATGTAATGGATACCGACTTAGCGTACCTATACACAGACGGTGAGTTTTGGCATTTCATGAACAACGAAACATTTGAGCAAATTGCTGCTGACGAAAAAGCACTAGGCGATGCTGTTAAATGGTTAGTTGAAAACGATGTATGTACAATTACATTATGGAACGGCAGCCCAATTGCGGTTACTCCACCTAACTTTGTTGAGCTTGAGATCACTGAAACTGATCCAGGGCTTAAAGGTGATACAGCGGGCACAGGTGGTAAACCTGCAACGCTTACAACAGGTGCAGTAGTACGTGTTCCATTATTCGTACAAATTGGCGAAGTTATTAAAGTAGACACTCGTAGCGGTGAATACGTAGGCCGTGTTAAGTAA
- the epmA gene encoding elongation factor P--(R)-beta-lysine ligase, whose amino-acid sequence MSATLWAPSASIETLKRRAAILRTIREFFYTRNVMEVETPSLSGASVTDVHLASFSTTFVGPGHAGGLPLYLQTSPEFAMKRLLAAGSGPIFQLCKAFRNEEAGSHHNPEFTMLEWYRPGFDEFALMDEMDELMQLILHVTPAERLTYQQAFEQVLALDPLTATLTQLQALASEHGFADIANNETNKDTLLQLLFCMKVEPTIGQTKPCFVYHFPATQAALAQICEHDNRVAGRFELYYKNMELANGFNELTNAKEQAKRFDEDNAYRAENGLNHVPMDKRLIAALEHGLPKCAGVAMGIDRLVMLATDKDKIKDVIAFDVDRA is encoded by the coding sequence ATGTCAGCAACACTTTGGGCCCCAAGCGCAAGCATAGAAACACTTAAACGGCGCGCGGCAATATTACGTACTATTCGTGAGTTTTTTTATACGCGTAATGTAATGGAAGTAGAAACACCTAGCTTAAGCGGTGCAAGCGTAACCGATGTGCATTTAGCAAGTTTTAGTACTACTTTTGTAGGCCCAGGCCACGCGGGTGGCTTGCCGCTTTATTTGCAAACATCGCCTGAATTTGCAATGAAACGTTTATTAGCAGCAGGCTCAGGGCCAATATTTCAGCTTTGTAAGGCCTTTAGAAACGAGGAAGCCGGTAGCCACCATAATCCTGAGTTTACTATGCTTGAATGGTACCGCCCTGGGTTTGATGAGTTTGCACTTATGGATGAAATGGATGAGCTAATGCAGCTTATTTTACATGTAACGCCTGCTGAGCGATTGACTTACCAACAAGCGTTTGAGCAAGTGTTAGCGCTTGACCCATTAACTGCTACGCTTACGCAATTACAAGCACTTGCCAGCGAACACGGCTTTGCTGATATAGCCAATAACGAAACAAATAAAGACACCTTATTGCAGCTGTTATTTTGTATGAAAGTAGAGCCAACCATTGGGCAAACTAAACCGTGTTTTGTATATCACTTTCCGGCAACCCAAGCGGCATTGGCGCAAATTTGTGAACACGATAACCGAGTAGCAGGGCGCTTTGAGCTTTATTATAAAAATATGGAATTAGCGAACGGCTTTAATGAGTTAACTAATGCTAAAGAGCAGGCAAAACGCTTTGATGAAGATAACGCTTATCGCGCAGAGAATGGCTTAAATCACGTGCCTATGGATAAGCGTTTAATAGCCGCACTTGAGCACGGACTGCCAAAATGTGCAGGCGTTGCAATGGGAATAGATAGGCTAGTAATGCTTGCAACGGATAAAGATAAAATTAAAGACGTAATCGCGTTTGATGTAGATAGGGCTTAG
- the epmB gene encoding EF-P beta-lysylation protein EpmB, whose amino-acid sequence MIQRNEANLHKNWQKELANVVTCPKTLLEMVGLSSQAHENDLKARSLFAVRVPVPFIKKIRKGDANDPLLLQVMPRHQEFLTKSGFNKDPLLEQDNSQPGLLHKYKSRVLIMFKTGCAVNCRYCFRRHFPYQENQLNKRSLLDALSYIKSDTNINEVILSGGDPLMAKDDAISWFLDELEQLPQIKRMRIHSRLPVVIPARITDELCARLKQSPLKIVFINHINHANEIDDEFKAAMQKLKQAGVMLLNQAVILKDVNDTVDAQINLSEALFDADVLPYYLYLLDKVEGASHFDINEEQAIKIMAELLKALPGFLVPKLVREIGGQKSKTPIDLKLGRVNL is encoded by the coding sequence ATGATACAAAGAAATGAAGCAAATTTGCATAAAAACTGGCAAAAAGAATTAGCAAATGTAGTTACCTGCCCAAAAACCTTGCTTGAAATGGTCGGTTTATCGAGCCAAGCCCATGAAAACGACCTAAAAGCTCGCAGTTTATTCGCGGTGCGCGTGCCAGTCCCTTTTATAAAAAAAATACGCAAAGGTGATGCAAACGATCCCTTATTGCTACAAGTTATGCCGCGCCACCAAGAATTTTTGACTAAATCCGGTTTTAATAAAGACCCACTACTTGAGCAAGACAACTCCCAACCAGGGCTTTTACATAAGTATAAATCGCGTGTTTTAATTATGTTTAAAACTGGCTGTGCGGTAAATTGCCGCTACTGCTTTAGGCGCCACTTTCCGTATCAAGAGAACCAACTCAATAAAAGAAGCCTCCTTGATGCACTGAGTTATATAAAATCAGATACCAACATAAACGAAGTGATTTTAAGTGGTGGCGACCCACTTATGGCCAAAGACGATGCCATTAGCTGGTTTTTAGATGAGCTTGAGCAATTACCCCAAATTAAGCGTATGCGAATACATAGCCGTTTACCTGTCGTTATACCTGCGCGTATTACCGATGAGCTATGCGCGAGGCTAAAGCAATCACCGCTAAAAATTGTATTTATTAACCATATAAATCACGCCAACGAAATAGACGACGAGTTTAAAGCAGCCATGCAAAAGCTTAAGCAAGCAGGTGTTATGTTATTAAACCAAGCGGTTATTTTAAAAGATGTGAACGATACCGTTGATGCGCAGATAAATTTAAGCGAGGCGTTATTTGATGCCGACGTATTACCCTATTATTTGTATTTGCTAGATAAAGTTGAAGGCGCAAGCCACTTTGATATTAACGAAGAGCAAGCAATAAAAATAATGGCAGAGCTATTAAAAGCCCTGCCCGGATTTTTAGTGCCAAAATTAGTAAGAGAAATAGGTGGTCAAAAAAGCAAAACACCTATCGACCTTAAGTTAGGGCGTGTTAACCTTTGA
- a CDS encoding DUF3016 domain-containing protein: protein MNSVKTIVMAMCIALPAFAHAGESVVKWQDFKDYRDVRASNQAKSSYHKQIATQFEKHLSKLAEQLPKEYKLSVEITDIDLAGDVRYGGMDEIRVVKPIYFPRLKLNYSLTDKEGSVISEANDVELKDMGFMDKIKMGRDESFYYEKRLITEWFGEQILPNLD, encoded by the coding sequence ATGAATTCAGTTAAAACAATCGTTATGGCAATGTGTATCGCATTACCTGCATTTGCGCATGCTGGAGAATCTGTTGTTAAATGGCAAGATTTTAAAGATTACCGCGATGTGCGCGCATCTAATCAAGCAAAATCGTCTTACCATAAACAAATTGCTACACAGTTTGAAAAGCATCTTTCTAAATTGGCCGAGCAACTTCCAAAAGAATATAAGCTAAGCGTAGAAATAACCGATATCGACTTAGCTGGCGATGTACGCTACGGCGGTATGGATGAAATACGTGTAGTAAAACCAATTTACTTTCCGCGCTTAAAACTCAATTACTCGCTAACCGATAAAGAGGGTAGCGTAATAAGCGAAGCAAACGATGTAGAGCTTAAAGATATGGGCTTTATGGATAAAATAAAAATGGGCCGCGATGAGTCATTTTATTATGAGAAACGCTTAATTACAGAGTGGTTTGGCGAGCAAATATTACCAAATTTAGATTAA
- a CDS encoding prephenate dehydrogenase produces the protein MDSIIEQLNANLKIVYRQALDADKKLDELQQQGHGKFKALFPADAGFSFEAKRFKPYVLDVAADVESLSTDGFDEEKLKTTVLKLQQLLTLLATFK, from the coding sequence ATGGATTCTATAATTGAACAACTCAACGCTAACTTAAAAATTGTTTATCGCCAAGCACTTGATGCCGACAAAAAACTAGATGAGCTACAGCAACAAGGTCATGGTAAATTTAAAGCCTTGTTCCCAGCTGATGCCGGGTTTAGTTTTGAAGCTAAACGCTTCAAGCCATACGTACTTGATGTAGCAGCCGATGTAGAAAGTTTAAGCACTGACGGTTTTGATGAAGAAAAGCTTAAAACAACAGTACTTAAATTACAGCAGTTACTTACGCTGTTAGCAACGTTTAAGTAA